Within Pelistega ratti, the genomic segment GGATTACCAGATAACTGTTGTTGCATACGATACTACATTATTTTTATGATAAAAAAAGCACCTACATAAAATGCAGATGCTTTCTTTTTGTCTATTAAAGCGTCAAAATTAAGCTGCCTTACGTGCAGGTAATTTTTCTTTAATACGAGCAGCCTTACCAGAACGGTTGCGTAAGTAGTATAACTTAGCACGACGCACAGCACCACGGCGTTTTACTTCGATAGAAGCAATTTGTGGAGAATATAATTGGAAAGTACGCTCTACGGCTTCACCAGAAGAAATCTTACGAACGATAAACGCTGAGTTTAAACCACGATTACGTTTTGCGATAACAACGCCTTCATAAGCTTGCTGACGTTTACGGTTACCCTCAACAACGTTAACATTAACAACAACTGTATCACCAGGTGCAAACTCAACAACTGCTTTACCGCCTGTTAAGCGCGCAATCTCTTCTTGCTCTAAAGTTTGAATTAAGTTCATGTTTTTCCTTAAAACCATCATACGCAACCCTAAATTGATATAAAAGACAAAAGTCCTTAATAACTACACCTACCATTAAGCGTAGTAGTTGCCAGAGGATGAAAACTAAGTCTCAAATTATAAAAAAAATAGATAAAAACATCAAGACTTGATTAAAAACAATGATAAATACAAAAAAATTTATCAAAAAACAAGCTATCAAAGAGGTAAAAAAACCACAAGAGATAAAAAGAAAGTAAAAAAGCTTGCAAAAAATACTGTATAAATGTACAGTATAAATGTCGTTGGCATAGTAACGACAATCAGGTGTAGGGTCCTGATTTCCATCTACCTGTTACTTATATGATAGCAGGTAGATGGGCCTCTCTGTAGAGAGATAAAGATAATGATTTTAATACTGTATGTTAGATAATCACTACCGCTATATATTATATAGGATGTTGTTTAGGGAAAGGAATATCTAACATTTTAATAAGGGTAATTAGAATGACAAACACATACTATCATC encodes:
- the rplS gene encoding 50S ribosomal protein L19, translated to MNLIQTLEQEEIARLTGGKAVVEFAPGDTVVVNVNVVEGNRKRQQAYEGVVIAKRNRGLNSAFIVRKISSGEAVERTFQLYSPQIASIEVKRRGAVRRAKLYYLRNRSGKAARIKEKLPARKAA